GGAACTCATGCCATTGAATACATCCAAGATTTAGATTTTATCGACCCAGATACAGAGTTTTTGGAAACAGAAAAAGCTAGAATTTATGCCCCATTAACTCGACCAAACGGCATACCTCATACGCAAGTAGAATATAAGCTTAGACGCTTAGTTAATGATTATCTGCAACCACCAAAAACAGGTAATAAGATAGAAATTGGTTTAAAACATTTTGTTCAATATCAACAAATATTAGATTTAATGGGTGCGTGTGACCCTCATGAATTAATGCGTTCTTTAGAAGTGCATTTTATTCGAGACTGTGCAGAAATGGCAGCCAGAGCATCATTATATCGTCAAGAAAGCCGTTGGGGACTTTATCATTACCGTTTAGATTATCCAGAAAAAAATGATGATGAATGGTTTTGTCATGTCAATTTAAAGAAAGATGAATCAGGACAAATGATATTGTTTAAGCGTCCTGTTGATACTTACATTGTAGATGTGGATATACATTATGAAATTTATGATATAGCAGTGAAATAAAAATGAAATATATATTGCTATTGTTCCTAGCACAAGTAGAAAAATTAGGGCTAGAGGAGGTTACGCAAATATGCCATATCCGTACAATATAGAACTGCCCACACTTGTAGTTCGCGCTCATGAGCAAGCTGAGCGTCTTGGTTTTCCTATGATGCCGCAAGGTCGTCCAATCGGAAAATCTGCGCCAACAACGACAATTACGCCAGCCGATGGTGCGCTGCTTCGCGCTCTTGTTGCTGGTTATCCAGCAGGAAGAATATGCGAAATTGGTACTGGTGCTGGTGTCAGCACGGCTTGGCTCATCAGTGGTATGTTGCCCAATAGCTCTCTTTTATCCTGCGAAATAAATCCAGAACTAGCTGGTGCTGCTAAGTCTTTTTTTCAGGAGTTTCAGTTTGTTGAGATTCGAGCAGGGGATTGGTCGCAAGCACTGAATGCAGAAGAACCATTTGATCTGCTGTTTTTCGATGCAAATATTAAAGAAGTACTTATAGATTCTGATAATTGGTCACGGATAGCATCTCTAGTTCGGATTGGTGGCAAAATCATTATGGATGACCTTACTCCCTTAGAACTTTGGCCATCAGAGTGGAAAGATAATATAGATTATAAACGAGAGTTTTGCCTCTGTAATCCTCAGATTGCTGGTGTCGAGGTCAGAACAACTAAGAATACTGTATCTTTAATTAGTACCAGAATCTACTAATTTTCTAAATTAGTTAAATAGTTTTTTATTAATTATCTTATATATTTATAAAAAATGTCTATTTATAATTTCATTGGTAAACAATATTCAAAAACTCGCGTTCCTGATATCCGCATTGTTAATAAGTTAATTGATTTACTCAATTTACCAAAAGGTGGCGTTATTGCTGATATTGGTGCTGGTACGGGTGGTTATAGTGTAGCCTTAGCTAATAAAGGATTTTTTGTTCATGCTGTTGAACCTTCTGTAGTGATGCAAAAGCAAGCAGTTGTGCATCCGCAAGTTGAATGGTTTACTGGCTATGCAGAAAATTTAGCTTTACCAGATAACTCTGTTGATGGTGTTGTTAGTATTTTAGCTATTCATCACTTTTCTCATCTCGAAAAAGCATTTCAAGAAATGCACAGAGTTATTAGAGATGGGACAATAGTTTTGCTAACTTTTGATATTAGATTAGCTCAAAAGATATGGCTTTATGATTATTTCCCCTTTTTGTGGGAAGACGCTTTACGATTTTTACCACTTAACGAACTAATTAATTTAATTCAGAGTAATACTAAAAGGCGTGTTGAAGCCATACCTTTTTTGCTACCTCACGACTTGTCAGATTTATTTGCAGCAGCAGCCTGGAGACGACCAGAATTATATCTTCAACCAGAAGTCCGGGCGGGAATATCATCTTTTGCATTAGCTGATCAAGATTTAGTAGAACAAGGAGTAAATGTACTTGCAGCAGATTTAAGTAGCGGAGCATGGAATAAAAAATATTGTGAGATTTACAAGTTGAAAGAGGTTGATATAGGTTATCGTTTTATTTGTGCAACGTCTGATCAATAATTATAGTGAAAATTTATGACAAATAAAGTTGCTTTGGGTCAACAAATAAAAATTAAAAAAGCTGAGATTAAAGATGCAGAACGAATTGCTATTCTTGGCGAACAACTTGGATATTCTCTAACAAACCAACAAGTAGAGCAACGCCTTGATAAAGTTAAAAATAATTATGACCATGTTGTTTATGTTGCCACTTTAGCAAGTGACTATGTAATTGGTTGGGCGCACGCTCATATTTGTGATTTACTAATTATGCCAACTCAGGCAATTCTTTTAGGAATAGTGGTAGATAAAGATTATCGTCATCATGGAATTGGACGTTATTTAATGCAGCAAATTGAACAATGGGCTGCTATGAAACAATGTGATGGCGTTATGTTACGTTCTAATATTAAACGCAAAGAAGCACACTTATTTTATAAAAAACTTGGCTATACCAATATCAAACAATCACTAGCTTTTTATAAACAATTGGTTTAGTAATAATGTTTAATGTTTAAATTACAAAATTAGGGAGTAGTTTTATGGCTTTAATCAATCAAAGAATAGATGTGCCTGTTATTGTTGATGAATCGAAATGTTTAGAAAAATGCACAGCCTGTATAGAGGTTTGTCCTTTAGATGTGTTGGCTAAAAATCCAGAAACGGGGAAAGCATATATGAAGTATGACGAGTGTTGGTTTTGTCTACCCTGTGAAAAAGAATGTCCAACCAATGCAATTACTGTACAGATTCCCTTTTTATTACGTTAAATATTACTGTATTGAAAATCATGAATGATGATATACTACCTTGGTTAGAAATGCTGCGATCGCCTGATGTAAATGACCGTCTAGTAGCAGTCAAAACCTTACAACATCTCGGCGATGATGAAACAGTAGACGCACTCATCATTGCCTTACAAGATGAACATATTATTGTGCAAAAAATAGCCATATCTGCACTTTGGGAAATTGCCAATTCCGTGGCGGTTCCTGCTTTAATTGAATGTCTCAGTTCTGCCGATACAGATATTCGCACTGAAGCAGCATCAGCTTTAAACGAGTTAGTGACCCAAAATGATTTATTACTATTACTAGATAGGCTGCAAACTCATGATATAAATACGCAAATAAATATTTTAGTGCTTTTGCGTAAGATTCATGATATTCAATCGTTACCCGATATATTACCATTTTTACAATCAAATAATCCTGAATTAAGAGAAGCAGCAATTACTACATTGCGATATCTCAATCAACTAGAAAAATGCCCGCAAGCTTTGAATTCAATTTTTGATGAATCAGCAGTTGTGCGTCGTGCTGCTGCGTTAACTTTAGGACATTTACAAGATACAGAAGTAATTACTAAGCTTAGTCACGCACTAATTAATGATAGTGACTGGCAAGTTCGTCGTAATGCAGCTAAATCTCTAGCTATTCATGCAAATCATCAAGCGATTTTTGCATTAGAAACTGCTTTAAGTGATGAACATTGGCAAGTCAGGAAAGCAGCCGCACAAGCGTTACAAAAAATTCCAGATTTACAAGTTATGCCCCAATTAATTCAAGCATTAACAGATGAATATGCAGATGTTCGGAAAGAAGCTGTAATTGCCCTTGGGAATTTAGCTCATCCTGATGTTATTAATCCTCTGCAACAAGCTTTAGATGATCCTGATAAGGAGGTGGCGATTCAAGCACAACGAGCGATTCAAAGAATATAAATAAATATCGCTTTTTAACGCAGAGTAACGCTAAGTAAGCGCTGAGGAACGCAGAGTTTTTAGAGTTAATTTGCTACTGTTGAATGAAATTTTTTAAGAGAGTTAGCAATAGTGGGGCAATCAGAAGTTAATTTTTATCAGCAGCAAGTTGTTGAATTACTTAAACAGGTCATTGAACCTAATTTAAAAAAAGACATTGTTAGTTTGGGAATGGTGCGAAATCTTCGCATAGTTGATGACTACGTTTACTTGCGTTTATATATTGGTTCTCATCAGCAGCAATTAAAGTTAAAAGTTGAATCTAAGTTATCATCTTTATCTTGGTGTAAAAAGGTTTATATTCAAATTTGTACAATTTCTGGCGTAAAAATAACTCTTGGAATTTCTAGTGGGAAAGGTGGTGTAGGTAAATCAACAACAGCCGTAAATATAGCCGCAGCTTTAAGCTTACAAGGTGCAAAGGTTGGGCTACTAGATGCTGATGTTTATGGGCCTAATTTGCCGCAAATGTTGGGTTTAGGACAAGCTGATATTGAAGTGATTAATACTCCCACAGGTGATAAGTTTTTACCTCTAGAAGTGCAAGGAATTAAATTGATGTCAGTGGGTTTACTTGCAGAAAAAAATCGTCCTTTGGCTTGGCGGGGGCCTGTACTGCATAAAATTATTACCCAATTTATCAATGATGTGGAATGGGGCGAATTAGATTATTTATTAATAGATTTACCACCAGGTACAGGTGATGCTCAAATTACGATTATCCAAGAAAGTCCAATTTGTGGCGTTATTTTGGTGACGACTCCGCAACAAGTTGCGATCGCAGATGTTCGCCGTAATATATATATGTTTCGCCAAGTCGGTGTTCCGGTGCTGGGTATCGTAGAAAATATGAGTTATTTAATCTGTGGTGATTGTGGTTCACACACATATATTTTTGGGAGTGGTGGCGGTGAACAACTCGCAACGGAATTACAAGCACCACTGTTGGGACAAATCCCAATAGATCAGCGCATTTGTAGCGGTGGTGATACCGGAAATCCGATCGCAACTAGTGAACAAGCTTCTCCAGCAGGTGAGGTTTTTAGACAAATTGCGATCGCACTTCACACAACTTTCCGCAAAATCTAAAATCCAAAACGGTATTACACACTAGATATACATAGCAAAGTAATCATTGTAGATTTCTGTATTAGTCATCACTGTAAGTTCTATTTGTTTGAGTTCTGCATCTGTAACCGGACTTGTAGCTAAATCTAAGCTTTCTTGAGGAATAAAATCACCACAATATTCATTTGCAGGGAGTGCAGCATTCATCTTTTGGGGATAACTCAATTTGAGATTATTCATGATAGTAATGAATTGACTGCGGCTGCGATCGCTAAATCTGGGATTGAGGCGTTTTTCTTCGCCAATGGTGGAAACTGTACGTCCTTTGTAGTCGTGAGCCGGATAGACTAAGGTATCATCTGGCAAGGTGAATAACTTTTGTGTGACCACATCATATAGAGTTCCCGGATCACCTTCTTGAAAATCTGTACGTCCACAACCACGAATCAATAAGGCATCGCCGCTTAAAAGATGGGTTTTGTTGACTAAATATGCGATATGGCTGGCGGTGTGGCCTGGTGTAAAAATTGCTTCAACAATAACTGCTCCCACCTCGATATTTTCACCACCAACCAGGGAGCGATCGGCTTTTGTCACAGCCGGATTTATGGGAACAATCACCTGACAACCTGTTTTTTCTCTGAGTTTACCTGCACCTGTGATGTGATCTGCATGAAGATGAGTTTCTAGACAGTAGCGGAGTTTTAATCCCAGTTCGTCTAGTGATTGCAAATCGCGGTCAACTTGCTCTAATACAGGATCAACTAAAACCGCATCTCCTGTCTGCTGATCTGCAATGAGGTAAGTATAGCTACTGCTTTCTGGGTCAAAGAATTGGCGAAATAGTAAAGTTGAGTGGGATATTGCTGAATTGCGCTCGCGGCTCTCGCTATGCAACCAAGACATCACAGGAATCGCACGCACACGCACTGGTAATGACTGTAATAACGTCTGGGATAATTGCTGTGCCTGTATTCGTAATTCGGGAACTGCAATAGTTTCCCATAAGTCGCCCTTGCGTGGAGTTCCCAAGGTATAAAGCAAGGTGGAAACTTGATCATCTGCTGTATATAAAGCACCTTGAGTATTTGTATCTAAGCCTAAACCGATACTATTAGGGCGAATTAATCTTTGCGATCGCAAATTGTCAATCAAAGGATGAGGCGAGTGGCGATAATCTGCGGCTACCCCTGTACAATTCACTACCCGCTTGACGTGTAAGACAGTATTTGTCTGGGTTTTGCGCCCAGATATAGTTACAGCTACCCCATTTGGTAACAGTTGATATTCCTGAATCCTTCCTGAAGAAATGATCAGTTGACCAGAATCCAGCATTTCTCTCATCACATCTGCTACTCTTTGAGCAATGCGGTGACGATGTACATCCCAATAGGGTGTCAAATGTCGCAAAAAACGTTGCTGTTCTAAGGTCGGTAATTTTTGCCAAATTTGTTGAGTAATGGGACGTAGTGAATCAATCACTGCTCGCCAATCGTAACCTTGAGATGCGGCATTTTCTACCTCAGTTCGTAGCCAATGTAACCAACCGCGTACTGTTTTTGGTGAGCTTTCGGGAGTCAATTGGTGGGAATAAGGTGGAGATGCTTGATGTTTTTGCGGAAATAAACCTCGACGAGACACAGCATAAATTTTACCTTGATGCTGGCGATCGCGCAGAGATAAAACCATATCTACCATTGTCAACCCTGTACCCACAAGCAACACAGCCGCATCAGGCTCAAGGTCTGCTAGTGCATCGGTTGACCAAGCATTTCGCCGATAACTTTGATTTTGACTATCTGAATTATCTGTTGGCAGTGTAAAAGGCGAGTTTCCTAATGCCAAAACTACTTTATCTGCCGTAAAACAGCGACCACTACGCAACGAAATGATCGCACCTTTGTCTTTTGGTTCTATTCCGACTACTTCATCAGTCAAGCGTTCTAGTTGCACATCGCTAGGTGCTGTAGCTTCTGCTTCTGCCAAAATCGACTGAATATATAAACCGTAAACTTTACGCGGGATGAAGCTACTAGCATTAACTTCTTCTGCAAAAAATGATGCTAACTCATTTTGATTGTGCTGAAGCCAGCGCAACAGATGTCCCCCATCATGAGCAAATGCACTCATGTTACCTGCTGAAACATTCAGCAAATGACAGTTGGTATCTGTGCTGTAGGCAATGCCTTTGCCAATTTGAGAACTGCGCTCAATCAGCTTGATAATGAGGGGTTGGCTGGCAGTTTTTAATAGGTGCGTAGCAACTAGAGAACCACTAAAGCCTGCACCAACAATAGCTATTGTGGCTGGAGTATAAGTAGTGAAAGAATTAGGCTTCATAGCAGTCTCGTTTCAATTATTACAGCTAATTTGTCAAGTCTTTTTACTAGGAATTAATTTTTTCTCCCCCAGCCAGCAGAAGTCAGACTTGATGTCATTTAAATTCTCATAATACCTGCTTTAATATATAAAATACAGCTAATCAATGGGAAAACCGTATTTAAATTGACTCTCTTGTATCACTACCATGAGAGAATAATAATCAAAAAAGCCGAAACTATTACACAGAGCATCATCTAGCCGCATCAACAGTTAAACTTCTAGACGAATATTGCCAGTGATACAGAAAGCTGTTTTCAGATGGCGTGGAGTTTCGAGGCTTTCCAGTAATTGCATATAGGACAATACAGTTCAGATCCGCTGATTTTTTCTTTTCCTGTTCTCTTACCTCCACACAAGAACTTTCTTAACTGAACCGTATGGACATCTAGAATGCGTATCTGAATTACCACAGGAAGCATTACCAAAAATAGCGAAAATTATAGGCTTAGATCAGCATTCAGGATTGCATCATTTTTTAACTACATTACCTGGGGAGATAAAAAAGTTAACGCTCTATCTACGTCCAGTTGAGAATTTTGCAAATGTTATCGACTAAATCTAAAGGCATAAATGGTTTGATGATGACTCCGGCTACTCCCAAGTTACGAAATTCTGCTTGTTCGCTAATGTGGACTTTTGCTGTTAGTAAAACAGTAGGAATATGGCTAGTTGCAATATTATCTTGGAGTTTTTTAAATATGGTCACTCCATCCATTTCTGGCATCACCAAATCTAGTATAATCGCATCCGGTTGTTTAGATACAGCAAGTTCTATACCTGCGCTACCCGAAGATGCTGTGATTACATCCCAATTTGCGGCTGACTCTAGAGAGATTTGCACAATTTCCAGCACGCTATCTTCATCATCAATAACTAGAATTCGTTTTGTCATTTTTAGTTTATCTTGATTATATAAATAAAGTTCTGCACCAGAATAATTAGTACTTTTTTGAAGAACGAGAGTTATTTTGGCAAGAAAGTAATTATTGACCAATGAAAAACTTGAGATTCAGAAACTTACCGTAAAATATATTGTTTAATTTTTGCCATATAATATAAGTGTTAAAACTTAGATTATATCTTGTATATAACATGTTAGTTGCTGGTTGGTAATAACTTGTAAAAAAATTAAAAAATGTAATTGAAAGCCCAGTACCTTGAATGAATATATATTCTGTTGATCTGAGTAATTAGCCATCAATTAATAAAAGTTAAAAGTTTAAATTCACCACAAATTGATTGTGAAAATTCTAATAGTAGAAGATGATACAAATATCATTGAAATACTGAGGGTAGCACTTTCAGAGAAATATTATTTGGTGGAGGTAGCTACTGATGGTAAAAAAGGTTTAGAACAGGCTTTAGCCACTGCCTACGATTTAATTGTGCTGGATGTGAGCCTGTCGATAATTGACGGTATAAGTATTTGCCAACAGCTACGTAATCAAGGTTGTTGTATACCAATTTTATTACTAACAGAGAAAGATAATATTGCTAAAACAATTACTGGCTTAGATGCTGGAGCAGATGATTATGTACTTGAGCCATTTAATTTAGAGGAATTATTGGCAAGAATCCGGGCTTTGTTGCGTCGAGGTATGATTAGCACAACACCGATAATTCAATTTGGGGCTTTGCTTCTTGACCCTAGATGCGGTCAAATCAGTTATCAGGGAAAAATTCTGCCCCTGACTGCTAAAGAATATGCTCTGCTAGAACTGTTATTACGCAATAGTCAGCGCATATTCAGCCAAAGCTCCCTGCTAGATCATTTATGGTCTTTGAATGAAATTCCTTCAGAAAATACTGTGAGAGCGCACATTAAAAGTTTGCGTTCTAAACTGAGAAAGGTAGGAGCAAAGGCTGATTTGATTGAAACAGTTTATGGATTTGGTTATCGCCTCAATACCAAAGAGTTAGAAGTTGGTAATGTCCAGCCAAAAATCATAGAGACAGAAAAACCGATAGATAGCATAAAAGCTGATGAGGAATGTGACGATCGCCTATTACCCACAACTGATTCTGCCATAGAACAGCGCATCAAGTCCCAACTTGCTGGAGTGTGGGAGCGTTATCAAGATAAATATAGTGATCGCCTGGCGATTATCAAGCAAGCTGTTAAATACTTACTAGAAAATAGGTTAACTGAAGATTTACGACAACAAGCACAACAACAAGCCCATACTTTAGCCGGTTCTTTAGGGACTTTTGGCTTTGATAATGCGACTTGCTTGTGTCAAAACATAGAAACAATTTTAAAATCAACCGAAACACTCGGTCAAACCCAAGCAGAACAAATACAAATGCTGCTGCTGGAGTTACAAAAAATATTAGAGCAAAATCCGACATTAATTCCGCCACAGTCAGATGTTCAAGCTACTTATCTCAACCAAGAATATCGCCTGTTAATCGTTGATGATGATCTGGAATTAGCGCAACAAGTAGCAGCAGAAGTAACTATTGCTGGAATTGAAACTGTAGTAGCTGAGAGTATCTCTGCGGCTAGGTTAGCGATCGCTCACTCTCGACCAGATGTCGTATTGTTAGATTTATGCTTTCCCCAATCTCCTGAAGATGGCTTTACATTACTCGCAGAACTCACAGCCCTACATCCTCCCATACCTGTATTAGTATTTACATCTCAAGATAGTTTTACAGAACGGGTAAAGGTAGCAAGAATGGGCGGTAAAGGCTTTTTACAAAAGCCTGTTTTTCCATCAGAGATTATGGAAGCGATCGCCACTATTCTGCAACAATCCAATACATCATCAGCCAAATTGTTGATTGTAGATGATGACCCGCAAATACTCGATATTCTACATACAATTTTACAGCCTTGGGGATTTACCCTAACTCTGTTAGATGATCCGCAAAATTTTTGGGATACCTTAGAAGAATTTATTCCCGATATGCTGATTTTAGATTTGGAAATGCCTAACTTCAGTGGCATCGATTTGTGTCAAGTTGTCAGAAATGATCCGCATTGGAGCAATTTACCTATATTATTTTTATCAGCGCATAGAGACACTCAGATAGTGCAGAGAGTGTTTGCGGCTGGTGCTGATGATTATGTTACTAAACCCATTGTCGAACCAGAATTGCTGGCGCGCGTTCTTTGTCGTTTAGAACGCAGCCAAATTATCCGCAAATTTGCAGAGATTGACGCTTTAACGGGAATTACTAATCGACGGAAATCCGCCCAAGAACTAACTCGATTGTTGCATCTTGCAGAACGTCAAAATCAACCATTTTATTTTGCAGTTTTAGACTTAGACCGTTTTAAATATATTAATGACCAATATGGTCACGATGCAGGAGATCAAGTTTTAAGCCAATTGGGAAAACTCTTAAAGCAATCATTCCGCCAGGAAGATGTAGTGGCGCGTTGGGGTGGAGAAGAATTTGTCATTGGATTGTATGGTATTACCCAACAACAGGTAGTGAAACGACTTAATCATTTGTTAGACTCTCTGCGTTGCCTAGAATTTACCACTAGCAATCAAGAAAATTTTACTGTTACCATCAGTGCTGGAGTGGCAGAGTATCCCAAAGATGGCCATGATGTGCAAACGCTGTATCGTGCTGCTGATGCTGCTTTGTACCAAGCTAAAGCCGCCGGGCGTGATCAGATATTTTTGTCCGCAATGAATTAAAGTACAATTTCGGCGATCGCTATTTTTATTTTGTTGCTAGGTAATATCCAGTTCGGCAAATTACTAAGGTGGGGTGTCATGCTGGCGTTTGAGGAGTCGGAGCCTTTGATGTTTGGGGGTCGAGTAGATGGGGTAATAGTAATCCGCAACTATCTTCCCACACTCAACCCAAATCATACCAGAATTCCCCAATTACAAGTTGCCAAAATGCAATTGCGAAATAATTTAAAACAATCGTCCACAAGGAATTGTCCCACGACGAAGCGCATGACCATTAGTTTCAGAATCATCCGCCCAGAAGAACTGTTTTAAATTGCTGGCACATTCAGAATTGGGCGCAATAGCGATGCCTTCATTATTAATATTTGGCATTGAACTTGGGCGTTCGTAACCCTTGTTAATGATGAATTTGCCTTTCGTTGGCGAACCCACAGTGGTATCAATAGACAATAAAGTTGAACGGTTATGACAATTGTTATCGCAATATGCCCATAAAGTCCCATTATCATACATTGTACGTCACAGCGGCCGCTACTAATTTCGCACTCAATACACTGATGCCGCAAGCAAAAAAAAACTTTGTTATCCCCCAGGAAGACGGTGTTTTACATTTCATTGTTGAACAATTTTTTCAGAATAATTAAAGATTGAAATTAAGCAGCTATTCAATTTTTGATGCTTTAGTTGTTTATGCTATTTCACTAAAATAATGAAATAGATCCCAGTTCTGAAAGCCTTACTGCATCTAAGTTTTTATGGCAAATTGCCAGAGTACAATTGCACACTTGGTATGAGATGACGCAGCATTAAAAAATTGAGTGCAACACATCTTAGCAATTGCTTATATTTCACAAAAGGATAATTGGGTAAAGTTCTGGTTAAATTTAGTCGTTTTGACGTTTATAGCATTTCACTAATCTAAGCCCCAGCAATACCTATTTCTATGTCTTTTGATATAAGGTTGTTTGATTTTTAGATATTAAAATAAAAGATTAATTTCAGATAGAAACTTATAGCAACCGAGCAAGAACTTGTTTGAACGTGATTATTTTGGAGAAAATAACTCCCATAGCGATCGCACACAATTTACTCGACAAAATTGATTTAATTAAGCTTTCAGCGTTTGAAGATGATATCGTATAGTGAGAGCAAAATTTCCACCACAATCAAAATCACTACATACCACTCTACTCGTTGGCTACTACTATGCTGCATAAACTCCAGTACCGTTTGTGCAGTTTGGGAAATTAGCTCTAATTTGCGTTCCAAAGCATTGTGACGCTCACGGATTTCATATTCATCCTCTAAGCGCAGATATAAATTTTCTAACTGTGGAGATTCCCAGAGTAACTCTG
This window of the Nostoc sp. HK-01 genome carries:
- a CDS encoding 4Fe-4S ferredoxin iron-sulfur binding domain-containing protein, producing the protein MALINQRIDVPVIVDESKCLEKCTACIEVCPLDVLAKNPETGKAYMKYDECWFCLPCEKECPTNAITVQIPFLLR
- a CDS encoding putative MerR-family transcriptional regulator, which encodes MSIYNFIGKQYSKTRVPDIRIVNKLIDLLNLPKGGVIADIGAGTGGYSVALANKGFFVHAVEPSVVMQKQAVVHPQVEWFTGYAENLALPDNSVDGVVSILAIHHFSHLEKAFQEMHRVIRDGTIVLLTFDIRLAQKIWLYDYFPFLWEDALRFLPLNELINLIQSNTKRRVEAIPFLLPHDLSDLFAAAAWRRPELYLQPEVRAGISSFALADQDLVEQGVNVLAADLSSGAWNKKYCEIYKLKEVDIGYRFICATSDQ
- a CDS encoding GCN5-related N-acetyltransferase gives rise to the protein MTNKVALGQQIKIKKAEIKDAERIAILGEQLGYSLTNQQVEQRLDKVKNNYDHVVYVATLASDYVIGWAHAHICDLLIMPTQAILLGIVVDKDYRHHGIGRYLMQQIEQWAAMKQCDGVMLRSNIKRKEAHLFYKKLGYTNIKQSLAFYKQLV
- a CDS encoding beta-lactamase domain-containing protein, with amino-acid sequence MKPNSFTTYTPATIAIVGAGFSGSLVATHLLKTASQPLIIKLIERSSQIGKGIAYSTDTNCHLLNVSAGNMSAFAHDGGHLLRWLQHNQNELASFFAEEVNASSFIPRKVYGLYIQSILAEAEATAPSDVQLERLTDEVVGIEPKDKGAIISLRSGRCFTADKVVLALGNSPFTLPTDNSDSQNQSYRRNAWSTDALADLEPDAAVLLVGTGLTMVDMVLSLRDRQHQGKIYAVSRRGLFPQKHQASPPYSHQLTPESSPKTVRGWLHWLRTEVENAASQGYDWRAVIDSLRPITQQIWQKLPTLEQQRFLRHLTPYWDVHRHRIAQRVADVMREMLDSGQLIISSGRIQEYQLLPNGVAVTISGRKTQTNTVLHVKRVVNCTGVAADYRHSPHPLIDNLRSQRLIRPNSIGLGLDTNTQGALYTADDQVSTLLYTLGTPRKGDLWETIAVPELRIQAQQLSQTLLQSLPVRVRAIPVMSWLHSESRERNSAISHSTLLFRQFFDPESSSYTYLIADQQTGDAVLVDPVLEQVDRDLQSLDELGLKLRYCLETHLHADHITGAGKLREKTGCQVIVPINPAVTKADRSLVGGENIEVGAVIVEAIFTPGHTASHIAYLVNKTHLLSGDALLIRGCGRTDFQEGDPGTLYDVVTQKLFTLPDDTLVYPAHDYKGRTVSTIGEEKRLNPRFSDRSRSQFITIMNNLKLSYPQKMNAALPANEYCGDFIPQESLDLATSPVTDAELKQIELTVMTNTEIYNDYFAMYI
- a CDS encoding putative signal peptide protein; the encoded protein is MYDNGTLWAYCDNNCHNRSTLLSIDTTVGSPTKGKFIINKGYERPSSMPNINNEGIAIAPNSECASNLKQFFWADDSETNGHALRRGTIPCGRLF
- a CDS encoding response regulator receiver protein — translated: MTKRILVIDDEDSVLEIVQISLESAANWDVITASSGSAGIELAVSKQPDAIILDLVMPEMDGVTIFKKLQDNIATSHIPTVLLTAKVHISEQAEFRNLGVAGVIIKPFMPLDLVDNICKILNWT
- a CDS encoding multi-component transcriptional regulator, winged helix family protein yields the protein MKILIVEDDTNIIEILRVALSEKYYLVEVATDGKKGLEQALATAYDLIVLDVSLSIIDGISICQQLRNQGCCIPILLLTEKDNIAKTITGLDAGADDYVLEPFNLEELLARIRALLRRGMISTTPIIQFGALLLDPRCGQISYQGKILPLTAKEYALLELLLRNSQRIFSQSSLLDHLWSLNEIPSENTVRAHIKSLRSKLRKVGAKADLIETVYGFGYRLNTKELEVGNVQPKIIETEKPIDSIKADEECDDRLLPTTDSAIEQRIKSQLAGVWERYQDKYSDRLAIIKQAVKYLLENRLTEDLRQQAQQQAHTLAGSLGTFGFDNATCLCQNIETILKSTETLGQTQAEQIQMLLLELQKILEQNPTLIPPQSDVQATYLNQEYRLLIVDDDLELAQQVAAEVTIAGIETVVAESISAARLAIAHSRPDVVLLDLCFPQSPEDGFTLLAELTALHPPIPVLVFTSQDSFTERVKVARMGGKGFLQKPVFPSEIMEAIATILQQSNTSSAKLLIVDDDPQILDILHTILQPWGFTLTLLDDPQNFWDTLEEFIPDMLILDLEMPNFSGIDLCQVVRNDPHWSNLPILFLSAHRDTQIVQRVFAAGADDYVTKPIVEPELLARVLCRLERSQIIRKFAEIDALTGITNRRKSAQELTRLLHLAERQNQPFYFAVLDLDRFKYINDQYGHDAGDQVLSQLGKLLKQSFRQEDVVARWGGEEFVIGLYGITQQQVVKRLNHLLDSLRCLEFTTSNQENFTVTISAGVAEYPKDGHDVQTLYRAADAALYQAKAAGRDQIFLSAMN
- a CDS encoding PBS lyase HEAT-like repeat protein; the protein is MNDDILPWLEMLRSPDVNDRLVAVKTLQHLGDDETVDALIIALQDEHIIVQKIAISALWEIANSVAVPALIECLSSADTDIRTEAASALNELVTQNDLLLLLDRLQTHDINTQINILVLLRKIHDIQSLPDILPFLQSNNPELREAAITTLRYLNQLEKCPQALNSIFDESAVVRRAAALTLGHLQDTEVITKLSHALINDSDWQVRRNAAKSLAIHANHQAIFALETALSDEHWQVRKAAAQALQKIPDLQVMPQLIQALTDEYADVRKEAVIALGNLAHPDVINPLQQALDDPDKEVAIQAQRAIQRI
- a CDS encoding O-methyltransferase, with the protein product MPYPYNIELPTLVVRAHEQAERLGFPMMPQGRPIGKSAPTTTITPADGALLRALVAGYPAGRICEIGTGAGVSTAWLISGMLPNSSLLSCEINPELAGAAKSFFQEFQFVEIRAGDWSQALNAEEPFDLLFFDANIKEVLIDSDNWSRIASLVRIGGKIIMDDLTPLELWPSEWKDNIDYKREFCLCNPQIAGVEVRTTKNTVSLISTRIY